The proteins below come from a single Pseudarthrobacter sp. SSS035 genomic window:
- a CDS encoding L-rhamnose mutarotase, with protein MRVCFRSSVQPGLIDEYRRRHAAVWPEMLRALQDAGWRDYSLFLGADGLLIGYLECDDFDAVRARMALTEVNTRWQAEMATLFDNPDQAPDEGFQVLEEVFNLDDQLAAAEYTSS; from the coding sequence ATGAGGGTGTGTTTCCGCTCCTCAGTCCAGCCAGGGCTGATCGACGAATACCGACGGCGGCACGCGGCTGTGTGGCCCGAAATGCTCCGCGCGCTCCAAGACGCTGGCTGGCGCGACTACTCGCTGTTCCTGGGCGCGGACGGGCTCCTCATCGGCTACCTGGAATGCGACGATTTCGACGCCGTCCGGGCGCGGATGGCCTTGACCGAGGTCAACACCCGCTGGCAGGCCGAGATGGCCACGTTGTTCGACAATCCGGACCAGGCGCCCGACGAAGGCTTCCAGGTCCTCGAGGAAGTGTTCAATCTTGACGACCAGCTCGCGGCGGCGGAGTACACCAGCAGCTGA
- the rhaI gene encoding L-rhamnose isomerase, whose protein sequence is MNDVATALGRLGELAIEVPSWAYGNSGTRFKVFGTPGTPRSVQEKIADAAKVHELTGLAPTVALHIPWDKVDDYAALKEYAAGLGVGLGTINSNTFQDDEYKFGSLTSSNGSVRRRAIAHHLECIEIMHATGSQDLKIWLADGTNYPGQDDLRGRQDRLAESLQEIYAGLGENQRLVLEYKFFEPAFYHTDVPDWGTSYAQTLALGEKAMVCLDTGHHAPGTNIEFIVMQLLRLGKLGSFDFNSRFYADDDLIVGAADPFQLFRIMYEVIRGGGFGKDSGVALMLDQCHNLEEKIPGQIRSVLNVQEMTARALLVDTAALGEAQRTGDVLAANGVFNDAFYTDVRPILAEWRESRGLPADPMAAFKASGYQKQINEDRVGGQQAGWGA, encoded by the coding sequence ATGAATGACGTAGCAACGGCGCTGGGCAGGCTCGGGGAGCTTGCCATCGAGGTCCCCTCGTGGGCTTATGGCAATTCAGGCACGCGCTTTAAGGTGTTCGGCACGCCGGGTACACCGCGGTCTGTGCAGGAGAAGATCGCGGACGCCGCCAAGGTGCACGAGCTGACCGGCCTTGCCCCGACGGTGGCCCTGCACATTCCGTGGGACAAGGTGGATGACTACGCCGCCCTCAAGGAGTACGCGGCCGGCCTGGGTGTGGGCCTGGGCACCATCAACTCGAACACGTTCCAGGATGACGAGTACAAGTTCGGTTCCCTGACGTCGTCGAACGGGTCGGTGCGGCGCCGGGCCATCGCCCATCACCTGGAGTGCATCGAGATCATGCACGCCACGGGCTCGCAGGACCTGAAGATCTGGCTGGCGGACGGCACCAACTACCCGGGCCAGGACGATCTCCGCGGGCGTCAGGACCGGTTGGCCGAGTCGCTGCAGGAGATCTACGCCGGCCTGGGCGAGAACCAGCGGCTGGTCCTCGAATACAAGTTCTTCGAGCCGGCTTTTTACCACACCGATGTTCCGGACTGGGGCACCTCCTACGCGCAGACCCTGGCGCTGGGCGAGAAGGCGATGGTCTGCCTGGACACCGGCCACCACGCGCCGGGCACCAACATCGAGTTCATCGTGATGCAGCTGCTGCGTCTGGGCAAGCTGGGCTCGTTTGACTTCAACTCCCGCTTCTACGCGGACGATGACCTGATCGTGGGGGCCGCGGATCCGTTCCAGCTGTTCCGGATCATGTACGAGGTCATCCGTGGCGGCGGCTTTGGCAAGGATTCCGGTGTGGCCCTGATGCTGGACCAGTGCCACAACCTGGAGGAGAAGATCCCGGGCCAGATCCGCTCGGTCCTGAACGTCCAGGAAATGACGGCCCGCGCCCTGCTGGTTGACACCGCCGCCCTGGGCGAGGCCCAGCGGACCGGGGATGTCCTGGCCGCCAACGGCGTGTTCAACGACGCCTTCTACACCGACGTCCGGCCCATCCTGGCCGAATGGCGTGAATCCCGCGGCCTGCCCGCGGACCCGATGGCCGCGTTCAAGGCCAGCGGTTACCAGAAACAGATCAACGAGGACCGCGTCGGCGGCCAGCAAGCCGGATGGGGCGCCTAA
- a CDS encoding bifunctional aldolase/short-chain dehydrogenase, with the protein MGRLTMTTQNTETLNTGNTTVEELIARSNRLGADKRNTNFAGGNTSAKGTEKDPVTGEDVQLLWVKGSGGDLGTLTAGNLAVLRLDRLQALKAVYPGVEREDEMVAAFDYCLHGKGGAAPSIDTAMHGLVDAAHVDHLHPDSGIAIATAVDGEALTTKVFGDKVLWVPWRRPGFQLGLDIAAIKDANPQAIGTILGGHGITAWGATSEEAEQNSLWIIEQAEKFIEENGKAEPFGAQLAGYGALPEAERKAKAAALAPVIRGLASTDKPQLGHFSDDAVVLDFLEAAEHPRLGALGTSCPDHFLRTKVKPLILDLPADASIEDSVARLKELHAVYREDYQAYYDRHAVADSPALRGADPAIVLVPGVGMFSYGANKQTARVAGEFYLNAINVMRGAEAISTYAPIEESEKFRIEYWSLEEAKLARLPKPKSHASRIALVTGAASGIGKAIATRLASEGACVVIADLNLENAQAVAAELGGADVAIGVQADVTDEAQIAAAIQEAVLAFGGLDLVVNNAGLSISKPLLETTEKDWDLQHNVMAKGSFLVSKAAAKVMIGQDMGGDIIYISSKNSVFAGPNNIAYSATKADQAHQVRLLAAELGEHGIRVNGINPDGVVRGSGIFAGGWGAKRAAVYGVDEQELGKYYAQRTLLKREVLPEHVANAAAVLTSNELSHTTGLHIPVDAGVAAAFLR; encoded by the coding sequence ATGGGGCGCCTAACAATGACTACGCAGAACACAGAGACCCTGAACACGGGCAACACGACTGTTGAAGAGCTGATTGCGCGTTCCAACCGCCTCGGGGCGGACAAGCGGAACACCAACTTTGCCGGCGGCAACACCTCGGCCAAGGGCACCGAGAAGGACCCGGTCACGGGCGAGGACGTCCAGCTGCTCTGGGTCAAGGGCTCCGGCGGGGACCTGGGCACGCTGACGGCCGGCAACCTCGCCGTGCTGCGCCTGGACCGCCTGCAGGCACTCAAGGCCGTTTACCCCGGCGTCGAGCGTGAAGACGAAATGGTGGCCGCCTTCGATTACTGCCTGCACGGCAAGGGCGGCGCCGCTCCCTCGATCGATACGGCCATGCATGGCTTGGTGGACGCCGCGCACGTGGACCACCTGCACCCGGACTCCGGCATCGCGATTGCCACCGCCGTGGACGGCGAGGCCCTGACCACCAAGGTCTTCGGCGACAAAGTTCTCTGGGTTCCGTGGCGCCGTCCCGGTTTCCAGCTTGGCCTGGACATCGCCGCGATCAAGGACGCCAACCCGCAGGCCATCGGCACCATCCTCGGCGGGCACGGCATCACCGCCTGGGGCGCCACCAGCGAAGAAGCCGAGCAGAACTCGCTGTGGATCATTGAACAGGCCGAGAAGTTCATCGAAGAGAACGGCAAGGCCGAACCCTTCGGAGCGCAACTGGCCGGTTACGGCGCTCTCCCCGAAGCTGAAAGGAAAGCGAAGGCCGCCGCACTCGCCCCGGTGATCCGCGGCCTGGCATCCACGGACAAACCGCAGCTGGGGCACTTCAGTGATGACGCCGTCGTGCTTGATTTCTTGGAAGCCGCCGAACACCCGCGCCTCGGCGCGCTCGGCACGTCCTGCCCGGACCACTTCCTGCGCACCAAGGTCAAGCCGCTGATCCTGGACCTGCCTGCCGATGCCTCCATCGAGGACTCGGTGGCCCGGCTGAAGGAACTCCACGCCGTTTACCGCGAGGATTACCAGGCGTACTACGACCGCCATGCGGTTGCTGATTCACCGGCACTGCGCGGCGCGGACCCGGCCATCGTCCTGGTCCCGGGCGTGGGCATGTTCTCGTACGGCGCGAACAAGCAGACCGCCCGTGTTGCCGGCGAGTTCTATCTCAACGCGATCAACGTGATGCGCGGCGCCGAGGCGATCTCCACCTACGCCCCGATCGAGGAATCCGAGAAGTTCCGCATCGAATACTGGTCGCTGGAGGAAGCCAAGCTCGCCCGCCTGCCCAAGCCGAAGTCCCACGCCTCCCGCATCGCGCTGGTCACCGGCGCGGCGTCGGGCATCGGCAAGGCGATCGCCACCCGGTTGGCGTCCGAGGGCGCCTGCGTAGTCATTGCCGACCTGAACCTGGAGAACGCCCAGGCCGTCGCCGCAGAGCTCGGCGGCGCGGACGTCGCCATCGGTGTCCAGGCAGACGTGACCGATGAAGCACAGATCGCGGCCGCGATCCAGGAAGCGGTGCTGGCGTTCGGCGGACTGGACCTGGTGGTCAACAACGCCGGCTTGTCCATCTCCAAGCCGCTGCTGGAAACCACCGAAAAGGACTGGGACCTCCAGCACAACGTGATGGCCAAGGGTTCCTTCCTGGTCTCCAAGGCCGCGGCGAAGGTCATGATCGGCCAGGACATGGGCGGGGACATCATCTACATCTCCTCCAAGAACTCCGTGTTCGCGGGCCCGAACAACATCGCCTACTCGGCCACCAAGGCCGACCAGGCGCACCAGGTCCGGCTTCTCGCGGCCGAGCTCGGCGAGCACGGCATCCGCGTCAACGGCATCAACCCCGACGGCGTGGTCCGCGGCTCCGGTATCTTCGCCGGCGGCTGGGGCGCCAAGCGCGCCGCCGTCTACGGTGTGGACGAGCAGGAACTGGGCAAGTACTACGCCCAGCGCACGCTGCTCAAGCGCGAAGTCCTGCCCGAGCACGTGGCCAACGCCGCCGCGGTCCTGACCAGCAACGAACTGTCCCACACCACCGGCCTCCACATCCCCGTGGACGCCGGGGTGGCCGCAGCCTTCCTGCGATGA
- a CDS encoding rhamnulokinase family protein has product MNATASHAQGGVDGGTVFAAVDVGASSGRVILGRVRDSSVELETVHRFPNGVVEFDGGLRWDFDALFAEVLKGLTAAGTVAALQDETITSIGIDTWAVDYGLVNTAGELTAQPYSYRDDRSRAAVAAVHRKLDPARLYGTTGLQFLQFNTLYQLATERDLDGLQALLIPDLIAFFLTGQRRTESTNASTTGLYDAVAGEWATEFLSALGLRKDSFPPLIEPGETVGTLLPEIASRVGLPAGTKVVAVGSHDTASAVAAVPAQEENFAYISSGTWSLVGLELSYPVLTEASREANFTNERGVDGTIRYLRNMGGLWLLSECQRTWAAEGFTPELTDLLDAAAALPPGGPQINPDDSAFIAPDNMPHRIRATVRHTGGLLPDDPAAITRCIMDSLATGYARAIADAERLADRSVDVVHVVGGGSQNGLLCQLTADTTGKKVVAGPVEATAVGNVLVQARAAGHVSGGLAELRRLVVSSHELQTFTPQLSRL; this is encoded by the coding sequence ATGAACGCCACCGCATCCCATGCACAGGGCGGTGTCGACGGCGGTACGGTGTTCGCCGCCGTCGACGTCGGCGCCTCCTCCGGCCGGGTCATCCTGGGCCGGGTCAGGGATTCCAGCGTGGAGCTGGAAACCGTGCACCGTTTCCCCAACGGTGTGGTGGAGTTCGACGGCGGCCTCCGCTGGGATTTCGACGCCCTGTTCGCCGAGGTGCTGAAGGGACTCACTGCCGCCGGCACCGTGGCGGCGCTGCAGGACGAGACCATCACCAGCATCGGGATCGACACCTGGGCGGTGGACTACGGCCTGGTCAACACCGCGGGCGAACTGACGGCCCAGCCGTACAGCTACCGTGATGACCGGAGCCGCGCCGCCGTCGCGGCCGTGCACCGGAAACTGGACCCTGCCCGGCTCTACGGCACCACGGGGCTGCAGTTCCTGCAGTTCAACACCCTGTACCAGCTGGCCACCGAGCGGGACCTGGACGGTCTGCAGGCGCTGCTCATCCCGGACCTCATCGCCTTCTTCCTGACAGGACAGCGGCGCACGGAATCCACCAACGCCTCCACCACAGGCCTGTATGACGCCGTCGCGGGGGAGTGGGCCACCGAGTTCCTCAGCGCTCTGGGCCTGCGGAAAGACTCATTCCCGCCGCTGATCGAGCCCGGCGAAACGGTGGGCACGCTGCTGCCGGAGATCGCGTCCAGGGTGGGACTGCCGGCCGGCACCAAGGTGGTGGCCGTCGGCTCGCACGACACGGCCTCCGCCGTCGCCGCCGTCCCAGCGCAGGAGGAGAACTTTGCCTATATCTCCTCCGGCACGTGGTCCCTGGTGGGGCTGGAACTGAGCTATCCGGTCCTGACCGAGGCCAGCCGGGAAGCGAACTTCACCAACGAACGCGGCGTGGACGGCACCATCCGCTACCTGCGCAACATGGGCGGGCTGTGGCTGCTCAGCGAATGCCAGCGGACCTGGGCCGCCGAAGGCTTCACCCCGGAACTCACTGATCTGCTCGACGCCGCAGCGGCGCTGCCCCCGGGCGGCCCGCAGATCAATCCGGACGATTCCGCGTTCATCGCCCCGGACAACATGCCCCACCGCATCCGCGCCACGGTCCGCCACACCGGGGGCCTCCTGCCTGATGACCCGGCGGCCATTACGCGGTGCATCATGGACAGCCTCGCCACCGGCTACGCGCGGGCCATCGCGGACGCCGAACGCCTGGCGGACCGCAGCGTGGACGTGGTCCATGTCGTTGGCGGCGGCTCCCAGAACGGGCTCCTCTGCCAGCTCACGGCCGACACCACCGGCAAGAAAGTGGTGGCAGGCCCCGTAGAAGCCACCGCCGTCGGGAATGTCCTGGTGCAGGCCCGTGCTGCCGGGCACGTCAGCGGCGGGCTCGCGGAACTGCGCCGGCTGGTGGTGTCATCGCACGAGCTGCAGACGTTCACGCCGCAGCTCTCCCGCCTGTAA
- a CDS encoding IS110 family transposase, with product MTIVAHSRPFVVGVDTHAKNHVYAIITGNTGELTATRDFPTTGAGITRAIAWVARRTGADLATLWVIEGAASYGALLAGSVGAAGYTVAEAARMDARAHHGVGKSDPLDAHRIAAAVLPLDEQQLRQPRLNEGVRAALRILVTARESMTTDRTRGVNALTALLRVNDLGLDARKPLTGTQITEASRWRAREEPLAQSVARAEAVRLAKHITELDADIKTNNDQITGLVEISEAAPLLKETGIGPVTAAICLSVWSHRGRVHSEAAFASLAGASPIHASSGNTVRHRLNRGGDRTLNKALHIIALSRMTFEPATIDYVQKRQAEGRTKKEIRRCLKRYLARRIYRILNAANPDPGHA from the coding sequence ATGACTATCGTTGCTCATTCCCGCCCTTTTGTCGTCGGCGTCGATACGCACGCCAAGAACCATGTCTACGCCATCATCACCGGCAACACCGGTGAGCTGACCGCCACCCGGGACTTCCCCACCACCGGGGCCGGCATTACCCGCGCAATCGCCTGGGTCGCGCGCCGCACCGGCGCTGATCTGGCGACCTTGTGGGTGATCGAGGGTGCTGCTTCCTACGGCGCTCTGCTGGCCGGTTCCGTCGGCGCCGCCGGCTACACGGTCGCCGAAGCCGCACGCATGGATGCCCGAGCCCATCACGGGGTCGGCAAATCAGATCCGCTCGACGCGCACCGGATCGCCGCAGCCGTCCTGCCCCTGGATGAGCAGCAACTGCGCCAGCCACGGCTGAACGAAGGAGTCCGAGCTGCCCTGCGGATCCTGGTCACCGCACGGGAATCCATGACCACCGACCGTACCCGGGGCGTGAACGCGTTGACCGCCCTGCTCCGGGTCAACGACCTTGGCCTGGATGCGCGCAAACCCTTGACCGGAACCCAGATCACCGAAGCCTCCCGCTGGCGGGCCCGGGAAGAACCGCTGGCTCAGTCCGTTGCCCGCGCCGAAGCAGTCCGGCTGGCCAAACACATCACCGAACTCGACGCGGACATCAAAACCAACAACGACCAAATCACCGGACTGGTCGAAATCAGCGAAGCCGCACCCCTCCTCAAGGAGACCGGGATCGGTCCCGTCACGGCCGCCATCTGCCTGAGCGTCTGGTCCCACCGGGGACGCGTCCATTCCGAGGCCGCCTTCGCGTCCCTGGCCGGAGCCAGCCCTATCCACGCCTCGTCAGGGAACACCGTCCGGCACAGACTCAACCGCGGCGGCGACAGAACCCTGAACAAAGCCCTGCACATCATCGCCCTGAGCCGGATGACCTTCGAGCCCGCCACCATCGACTACGTCCAGAAACGCCAAGCCGAAGGACGAACAAAAAAGGAGATCCGCCGGTGCCTGAAACGCTATCTCGCCCGACGGATCTACCGAATACTCAACGCCGCAAACCCAGACCCCGGCCACGCTTGA
- a CDS encoding acetylxylan esterase: protein MPLFDLPLDQLRSYTSRVTPPADLQDFWDVTLDEARTFPLNATFEPVENYLSVVDTFDVTFAGYGGAPIKGWLHLPANRRAGTRLPVVVQYIGYSGGRGLVNQDTKWAQAGYAQFIMDTRGQGYGGILGETADPHPSAGEVAYAGLMTRGANSREDYYYRRVYVDAFRAVEAAQSHPEVDPARVVVAGISQGGGIAVAVAGLVAGRLDGVIAALPDVPFLQDFPRSIDIAARGPYPEIAAFLGRHRDRYEPMLAVLNYFDGVNLARAATVPALYSVAQMDDVCPPSTVFASFNAYGSDSSAQKDIEVYRFNNHEGGQEHHWIRQLQYLRELLG from the coding sequence ATGCCCCTCTTCGACCTTCCCCTTGACCAGCTCCGCAGCTACACCTCGAGGGTCACGCCGCCCGCCGACCTGCAGGACTTTTGGGACGTCACCCTCGACGAGGCCCGGACGTTCCCGCTCAACGCAACATTCGAGCCGGTTGAGAACTACCTGTCGGTCGTCGACACCTTCGACGTCACGTTCGCCGGCTACGGAGGTGCACCCATCAAGGGCTGGCTGCACCTCCCGGCGAACCGGCGCGCCGGAACCCGGCTGCCCGTCGTCGTGCAGTACATCGGTTACTCGGGCGGCCGCGGGCTGGTCAACCAGGACACAAAATGGGCGCAGGCCGGCTATGCGCAGTTCATCATGGACACCCGCGGCCAGGGTTACGGCGGGATCCTCGGCGAGACGGCGGATCCCCACCCGTCTGCGGGCGAGGTGGCCTACGCGGGGCTCATGACCAGGGGCGCCAACAGCCGCGAGGACTACTACTACCGCCGCGTATACGTGGACGCGTTCCGCGCGGTGGAAGCGGCGCAGTCCCACCCGGAGGTCGATCCTGCGCGCGTTGTCGTGGCCGGGATCAGCCAGGGCGGCGGCATTGCGGTGGCGGTTGCCGGGCTGGTGGCGGGAAGGCTCGACGGCGTCATCGCCGCGCTGCCCGACGTCCCCTTCCTGCAGGACTTTCCCAGGTCCATAGACATCGCGGCCCGCGGCCCCTATCCGGAAATCGCGGCGTTCCTGGGCAGGCACCGTGACCGGTACGAGCCGATGCTGGCGGTCCTGAACTATTTCGACGGCGTCAACCTCGCCCGGGCGGCCACCGTACCGGCCCTGTACTCGGTGGCGCAGATGGACGATGTCTGCCCGCCCTCCACCGTGTTCGCCAGCTTCAATGCCTACGGCAGCGACTCCTCGGCACAAAAGGACATCGAGGTCTACCGGTTCAACAACCACGAGGGCGGCCAGGAGCACCACTGGATCAGGCAACTGCAGTACCTCCGCGAGCTCCTGGGCTGA
- a CDS encoding 3-deoxy-7-phosphoheptulonate synthase translates to MSTATAIPSKSTSNLRVSEFTSLPSPQELIAELPMDARVTDVVERGRDEVRAIMDGVDDRLLVIVGPCSIHDPKAGLEYARRLVSQAEKHRDDLLIVMRTYFEKPRTTVGWKGLINDPRLDGSHDMVTGLRTAREFLQQVTALGLPTATEFLEPISPQYMADLISWGAIGARTTESQIHRQLASGLSMPIGFKNGTDGDLQVALDACGAAAAAQAFLGIDGDGRAALVATAGNPDTHVILRGGRKGPNYSAADVESASAKLAGKGLNPRLIVDASHANSGKSHHRQAEVALEIGAQLEDGGEAAQAIAGVMLESFLVGGAQNLDVGEHAAGRAELVYGQSVTDACMDWDVSVSVLDQLAASARKRRTA, encoded by the coding sequence ATGAGCACCGCGACAGCCATTCCCTCGAAATCCACGTCCAATCTGCGCGTCAGCGAATTCACGTCGCTGCCCTCGCCCCAGGAGCTCATCGCCGAGCTGCCCATGGACGCCCGGGTGACGGACGTCGTCGAGCGTGGACGCGACGAAGTGCGGGCCATCATGGACGGCGTGGACGACAGGCTGCTGGTCATCGTGGGCCCCTGCTCCATCCACGACCCCAAGGCTGGGCTGGAATACGCCCGCCGGCTGGTCAGCCAGGCCGAGAAGCACCGTGACGACCTCCTGATCGTGATGCGCACGTACTTCGAAAAGCCCCGCACGACGGTGGGCTGGAAGGGCCTGATCAACGATCCTCGCCTGGACGGCAGCCATGACATGGTCACCGGGCTCCGGACCGCCAGGGAATTCCTGCAGCAGGTCACCGCGCTGGGGCTGCCCACCGCCACCGAATTCCTGGAACCCATCAGCCCCCAGTACATGGCGGACCTCATCTCGTGGGGAGCCATCGGGGCGCGCACCACCGAGAGCCAGATCCACCGCCAGCTTGCCTCCGGTCTCTCCATGCCCATCGGCTTCAAGAACGGGACCGACGGCGACCTCCAGGTAGCGCTCGACGCGTGCGGCGCCGCCGCTGCCGCCCAGGCATTCCTGGGGATCGACGGCGACGGCCGGGCCGCGCTGGTGGCCACCGCCGGGAACCCGGACACCCACGTCATCCTCCGCGGTGGACGGAAGGGGCCCAACTACTCAGCGGCCGACGTCGAAAGCGCCTCCGCCAAGCTGGCCGGCAAGGGGCTCAACCCCCGGCTGATCGTGGACGCCAGCCACGCCAACAGCGGCAAGAGCCACCACCGGCAGGCGGAAGTGGCGCTGGAAATCGGCGCACAGCTGGAGGACGGCGGCGAGGCGGCTCAGGCCATCGCGGGTGTCATGCTGGAGAGCTTCCTGGTGGGCGGTGCCCAGAACCTTGATGTCGGCGAGCATGCGGCGGGCCGGGCGGAACTGGTCTACGGGCAGAGTGTCACGGACGCGTGCATGGATTGGGACGTCTCCGTTTCGGTCCTCGATCAGCTCGCGGCGTCCGCCCGGAAGCGCCGGACCGCTTAA
- a CDS encoding helix-turn-helix domain-containing protein, whose amino-acid sequence MSAEQNFSNAKFLTVAEVAEVMRVSKMTVYRLVHSGEMPAVRFGRSYRVPESAVEQYLKGAVVDGHSETA is encoded by the coding sequence ATGTCCGCAGAACAGAACTTCTCGAACGCGAAGTTCCTGACCGTGGCCGAAGTGGCCGAGGTCATGCGCGTCTCCAAAATGACCGTCTATCGGCTGGTCCACTCAGGCGAAATGCCTGCGGTGCGTTTCGGCCGGTCGTACCGGGTGCCGGAGAGCGCCGTCGAGCAGTACCTCAAGGGTGCTGTGGTGGACGGGCACTCCGAAACCGCCTGA
- a CDS encoding 30S ribosomal protein bS22, with translation MGSVIKKRRKRMAKKKHRKLLRKTRHQRRNKK, from the coding sequence GTGGGTTCAGTTATTAAGAAGCGTCGCAAGCGTATGGCCAAGAAGAAGCACCGCAAGTTGCTTCGTAAGACCCGTCACCAGCGCCGCAATAAGAAGTAG
- a CDS encoding HAD family phosphatase — MPEEKYVAVVTQPDALMQTGEAAFFDVDNTLMRGASLFHVARKMHQRGAFTLTQAAGFAWKQFKFVARGENMDDVHAVRDSALTLAEGITVEDVKALGEEVYDEMIASRIWPGAKALAQQHLRVGRRVWLVTATPIEVAAVISTRLGLTGALGTVGEVADGMYTGRLVGDILHGSAKAVAVQALAHAEDLDLKRCWAYSDSYNDIPLLTLVGHPVAINPDARLRRHARDNNWPVYDFRSGRRAATLGLKAATAGGVIYGLWKGFARIRGPRA; from the coding sequence ATGCCCGAGGAGAAGTACGTCGCTGTGGTGACCCAGCCGGATGCGTTGATGCAGACCGGCGAAGCCGCCTTCTTCGACGTCGATAACACCCTCATGAGGGGCGCCAGCCTCTTCCATGTTGCCCGCAAGATGCACCAACGCGGCGCCTTCACCCTGACGCAGGCCGCGGGGTTCGCGTGGAAGCAGTTCAAATTTGTGGCGCGCGGCGAGAACATGGACGATGTCCACGCTGTCCGCGACTCCGCCCTCACCCTCGCCGAAGGCATCACCGTGGAGGACGTCAAGGCCCTGGGCGAAGAGGTCTACGACGAAATGATCGCGTCCAGGATCTGGCCCGGCGCCAAGGCACTGGCGCAGCAGCACCTGCGCGTGGGCCGGCGGGTCTGGCTGGTTACCGCAACCCCCATCGAGGTTGCCGCGGTCATTTCCACCAGGCTCGGCCTGACCGGAGCCTTGGGCACCGTGGGCGAGGTTGCCGACGGCATGTACACCGGCCGGCTGGTGGGCGACATCCTGCACGGTTCCGCCAAGGCAGTGGCAGTGCAGGCCCTGGCCCACGCCGAAGACCTGGACCTCAAGCGGTGCTGGGCCTACAGCGACTCATACAACGACATCCCGCTGCTGACCCTGGTGGGGCACCCGGTAGCCATCAACCCCGATGCCAGGCTCCGCCGCCACGCGCGGGACAACAACTGGCCGGTCTACGACTTCCGTTCCGGCCGCCGCGCCGCCACCCTGGGGCTCAAGGCAGCAACGGCCGGCGGCGTAATTTACGGACTTTGGAAAGGCTTCGCCCGCATCCGCGGCCCCCGGGCGTAG
- a CDS encoding glutaredoxin family protein produces the protein MAKPEVVLITKADCHLCAGARDAVGRVTASLGLGWTEQQVDELPELRERYAEEIPVVLVDGIQRDFWKIDEARLERVLKRAMAQ, from the coding sequence ATGGCAAAACCCGAGGTAGTCCTCATCACCAAAGCAGACTGTCACCTGTGTGCAGGGGCGCGCGACGCCGTCGGACGCGTTACTGCATCGCTGGGACTCGGGTGGACGGAACAGCAGGTGGACGAGCTGCCGGAACTGCGTGAGCGGTACGCGGAGGAAATCCCCGTAGTCCTGGTGGATGGAATCCAACGCGATTTCTGGAAGATCGACGAAGCCCGGCTGGAGCGCGTCCTCAAACGCGCCATGGCCCAATAG
- a CDS encoding redox-sensing transcriptional repressor Rex, with product MTSLDSSPHAVQGAEAGHSTQPVHGAESTKQIPPAAVARLTIYLRALNTLLSDGIERVSSESLAEASGVSSSTLRKDLSYVGSYGTRGVGYEVQYLSRHISAALGLTHDWKVAIVGAGNLGKALARYGGFESRGFDVVAIFDADQMVVGNEVGWLRVSDAADMEAVLQRTGANMVVLALPAHVAQAVCDRVVAAGVHSILSFAPVMLQVPEGVNLRKVDMATELQILAYHAQRAQTPDQTA from the coding sequence GTGACTTCACTGGATTCATCTCCCCATGCTGTCCAAGGTGCAGAGGCTGGCCACAGTACACAGCCCGTCCATGGCGCCGAGTCCACCAAGCAAATACCGCCCGCAGCAGTGGCCCGGCTGACCATCTACCTGCGCGCCCTTAACACGCTGCTGTCCGACGGCATCGAACGGGTATCTTCGGAATCGCTGGCGGAAGCGTCAGGAGTGAGCTCGTCAACCCTGCGCAAGGACCTTTCCTATGTGGGTTCCTACGGCACGCGCGGAGTGGGCTACGAAGTGCAGTACCTGAGCCGTCACATCTCCGCGGCCCTGGGGCTGACCCATGACTGGAAGGTCGCCATTGTTGGCGCGGGTAACCTCGGCAAGGCCCTGGCCCGTTACGGCGGCTTCGAGTCCCGCGGGTTTGACGTCGTGGCAATTTTCGACGCCGACCAGATGGTGGTGGGCAATGAGGTGGGCTGGCTGCGCGTCAGCGACGCTGCGGACATGGAGGCCGTGTTGCAGCGGACGGGCGCCAACATGGTGGTCCTGGCACTTCCGGCCCACGTGGCGCAGGCCGTGTGCGACCGCGTGGTGGCGGCGGGTGTCCACAGCATCCTGAGCTTCGCCCCCGTTATGCTGCAGGTCCCCGAGGGCGTCAACCTCCGCAAGGTGGATATGGCCACTGAACTGCAGATCCTCGCCTATCACGCACAACGGGCGCAGACCCCAGACCAGACCGCCTAG